A section of the Eublepharis macularius isolate TG4126 chromosome 1, MPM_Emac_v1.0, whole genome shotgun sequence genome encodes:
- the LOC129342894 gene encoding protein S100-A12-like, with amino-acid sequence MSETQLEKCCECIINVFHQYSIRVDHFDMLSKGELKKLIEQQLPNFLKNKKDQQTIDRIFEELDKNKDQQLSFDEFINFLTRVLIATHEHIHQKEEQGQGQGQGQGQGHGHSH; translated from the exons ATGTCTGAGACTCAGCTGGAAAAATGCTGTGAATGCATCATCAACGTTTTCCACCAATACTCGATTCGAGTGGATCATTTCGATATGCTCAGCAAGGGAGAGCTGAAGAAGCTGATTGAGCAGCAGCTGCCCAACTTCCTGAAG AACAAGAAGGACCAGCAGACTATAGACCGCATATTCGAGGAACTTGATAAGAACAAGGATCAACAACTCAGTTTTGATGAATTCATCAACTTCCTTACAAGAGTGTTGATTGCTACCCATGAACACATCCACCAGAAAGAGGAGCAGGgtcaaggccaaggccaaggccaaggccaaggccatGGTCACAGCCACTAA
- the LOC129332614 gene encoding protein S100-A12-like, with the protein MSETQLEKCCECIINVFHQYSIRVDHFDMLSKGELKKMIKEQMPNFLKKKKDQKSVDQIFEQLDKDKSGQITFEEFMACITKLLIACHDHIHKKEGQGHGHGHSH; encoded by the exons ATGTCTGAGACTCAGCTGGAAAAATGCTGTGAATGCATCATCAATGTTTTCCACCAATACTCGATTCGAGTGGATCATTTCGATATGCTCAGCAAGGGAGAGCTGAAGAAGATGATCAAGGAGCAGATGCCCAACTTCCTGAAG aaaaagaaggaCCAAAAGTCTGTTGATCAAATATTTGAACAGCTTGACAAGGACAAGAGCGGGCAGATCACTTTTGAAGAATTCATGGCTTGCATTACCAAATTGTTGATTGCCTGTCATGATCACATCCACAAGAAAGAGGGGCAGGGTCATGGCCACGGTCACAGCCACTAA